In one window of uncultured Acetobacteroides sp. DNA:
- a CDS encoding hemolysin family protein: MSLTLVVIVLSLVFSAFFSGMEVAFLKANKLRVELDRKHGRTYAGIVDIFIKHSGQFISTLLVGNCVALVVYSIFATRMVEPFLMQYTSSVVAIFLVTILIAAGVFLMAGELIPKRLFRLNPNLLLRIFVAPLALAFVVLYPVSKFTSWISTLMLRMVGLRVKRDDTVPIFDTVDLVKLINESEKGHVEHTHDLKIFQNALDFYGVKVRDRMIPRTDIKAIEDNASIEELKQVFIDSNFSRIPVYKGTIDNIVGYVNSKELFKKPRSIRQMLLPISFIPETVSAQKMLARFIKEQKSIAIVVDEFGGTAGLVTIEDIIEEIFGDIEDEHDEKDTVEKRLKDGTYLFSGKLKVDALNERYGLEIPESDEYDTLAGFILYSNANIPSPSDLIVFGNFKFKILRMSSTRIILVHLSVQE, encoded by the coding sequence ATGAGTTTGACTCTTGTGGTAATCGTTCTATCGCTTGTCTTTTCTGCTTTCTTTTCGGGAATGGAAGTCGCTTTTTTGAAGGCAAATAAGCTTAGGGTGGAACTCGACCGCAAGCATGGTAGAACTTATGCAGGCATTGTAGACATCTTCATAAAGCATTCAGGACAATTTATTTCTACGCTATTGGTCGGTAATTGCGTAGCGCTGGTAGTCTACAGCATCTTTGCCACCCGAATGGTGGAACCTTTCCTTATGCAGTACACCTCCTCTGTTGTTGCAATTTTTTTGGTTACCATTCTTATTGCTGCCGGAGTATTTCTTATGGCAGGAGAACTCATTCCGAAGCGCTTATTTCGTTTAAACCCCAATTTATTACTACGAATATTTGTTGCGCCATTAGCTTTGGCTTTTGTTGTGCTGTATCCTGTTTCGAAGTTTACCTCTTGGATATCAACACTTATGTTGCGCATGGTAGGGCTTCGGGTAAAGCGGGATGATACAGTTCCTATTTTTGATACGGTTGATTTGGTTAAACTTATAAACGAGTCAGAAAAAGGTCATGTAGAGCATACGCACGACCTGAAGATCTTTCAGAATGCGCTCGATTTCTACGGCGTAAAGGTTCGCGATAGGATGATCCCACGAACGGATATCAAAGCAATTGAGGATAATGCGTCTATAGAGGAACTTAAGCAGGTTTTCATTGATAGCAACTTCTCTCGGATACCCGTTTACAAGGGTACTATCGACAATATTGTTGGTTATGTAAACTCGAAGGAACTTTTTAAAAAGCCACGATCGATTCGGCAAATGTTGCTACCTATCAGCTTTATCCCCGAAACCGTATCGGCGCAAAAGATGCTGGCGCGCTTCATTAAGGAGCAAAAGTCGATAGCGATTGTGGTTGATGAGTTTGGGGGAACTGCTGGCTTGGTTACCATTGAGGACATTATAGAGGAGATTTTTGGCGATATCGAGGATGAGCATGACGAGAAGGATACCGTTGAGAAAAGGTTGAAGGATGGAACATACCTCTTCTCAGGAAAGCTTAAGGTTGATGCGCTTAACGAAAGGTATGGACTGGAAATTCCTGAATCCGACGAGTATGATACCCTTGCTGGCTTCATCCTTTACAGCAACGCGAACATCCCATCGCCAAGCGATTTGATTGTGTTTGGCAACTTTAAGTTTAAGATTCTGAGGATGTCTTCAACTCGGATTATATTAGTACATTTGTCCGTTCAGGAATAA
- the lptC gene encoding LPS export ABC transporter periplasmic protein LptC gives MAAFAIAGAAFLVSCTSDIETVKAISNFEGKPTETMDNFKMTYSEGGHYKMEVSAPIVQRYSLRNPIVSEFKQGISVITYDQAGKRVASITSKYAIYHEDQQLWEARGNVVGKNDKGETLYTEKLYWNQNTGRVSTNVFIKVVKPDGSVSVGEGIDADQSFQHYNIKKPRLSGFSL, from the coding sequence GTGGCGGCATTTGCAATTGCAGGTGCAGCCTTCTTGGTATCGTGTACAAGCGATATCGAAACAGTTAAGGCAATATCTAACTTCGAGGGTAAGCCTACCGAAACAATGGATAACTTTAAGATGACCTATTCGGAAGGTGGGCATTACAAGATGGAGGTTTCTGCGCCTATTGTGCAACGTTATTCCTTGCGCAATCCTATAGTTTCGGAGTTTAAACAGGGAATCAGCGTTATTACCTACGACCAGGCAGGTAAACGTGTGGCCAGTATCACGTCTAAGTACGCCATCTACCACGAAGACCAGCAGCTTTGGGAGGCTCGTGGTAACGTGGTGGGGAAGAATGATAAGGGAGAAACCCTTTATACCGAGAAACTCTACTGGAATCAGAATACTGGACGTGTATCAACTAACGTATTCATAAAGGTGGTTAAGCCAGATGGCTCAGTAAGTGTTGGCGAAGGAATTGATGCCGATCAAAGTTTTCAACACTACAACATCAAGAAGCCTCGTCTTTCTGGATTCTCTCTTTAG
- a CDS encoding type III pantothenate kinase, giving the protein MNLIVDIGNTAIKLAAIRDGNIVDVIRANGWSDSSVVPFLLKHGNFDYGIVSSVRDEVTPEMLETFIDKKLVLFSHKTQVPIANDYETPNTLGLDRLAAAVGANNIFPHTNVLVVDCGTAITIDFVSAIGRFEGGNISLGLNTRFKALSSFTSKLPLVDIADGYPLIGKNTTDAIRAGVLNSAIFELNTYIDLFSGLHPDLKVIFTGGDSFFFDGRLKNTIFVVPNLVVQGLNRILEYNV; this is encoded by the coding sequence ATGAACCTAATTGTTGATATTGGAAATACAGCTATTAAGCTTGCAGCCATCCGCGATGGAAATATTGTTGACGTTATTCGGGCTAATGGATGGAGCGATAGCTCGGTAGTTCCTTTTCTTTTAAAACATGGGAATTTTGACTACGGCATTGTTTCTTCGGTTCGAGACGAGGTAACTCCTGAAATGCTAGAAACTTTTATCGATAAGAAACTTGTGCTTTTTAGCCATAAAACGCAAGTCCCGATAGCCAACGATTATGAGACTCCTAATACGTTAGGGCTCGATAGATTGGCTGCGGCTGTAGGGGCAAACAATATTTTCCCTCATACAAACGTTCTTGTTGTTGATTGTGGAACGGCAATAACAATCGATTTTGTTTCGGCTATTGGGCGATTCGAGGGTGGCAACATCTCGCTGGGGTTAAATACCCGATTCAAGGCACTCTCGAGTTTCACTTCAAAGCTTCCGTTAGTCGATATTGCCGATGGTTATCCTCTTATTGGTAAAAACACAACCGATGCAATTAGAGCAGGTGTGCTTAACAGTGCAATATTTGAGTTGAATACCTATATTGATCTGTTTAGTGGGCTTCATCCTGATTTAAAGGTTATATTTACTGGAGGGGATTCATTTTTCTTTGATGGAAGATTAAAAAACACCATATTTGTCGTTCCCAATTTGGTAGTCCAAGGGTTGAACCGAATTTTAGAGTATAATGTTTAA
- the mfd gene encoding transcription-repair coupling factor encodes MNVNQLIKRIEQQEAIATLRGHIASGCRSIKADGLSGSAKSIVASLVLTQGQVVFFVLNEKDEAAYFYNDLYNLTSSDRILFFPSAYKRSIQYGQEDPSGIVQRTAVLNALKEGAPTDGYLAIVTYPEALVEKVVSSEKLRTNTLKMSVGEKVSIEFVRDVLLEYSFERVDFVSEPGQFAVRGGIVDIFSFSDNKPYRVDFFGDEVESLRTFNIDTQLSEDKLSVIEVVPNLKNASLSELKVSIFDYVPSTTIFWLEEMDYLHRRFVEIDTNTDVSKIESVHDGKGAKGEWIISPDELVEGVQRYTSISLSSSSYLKAEKTVDFSTMPQPTFNKNFELLADTIMENNERGYTTCLLSENEAQVERLHNIFDSITKQHIEFDFVPVALHEGFVDHSAKICCYTDHQIFERYQKYKLRGELNKSEAITIQELSSLQIGDYVVHIDHGVGVFGGLVKTEVNGKMQEAIKLVYRDSDVLFVNIHALHRISKFKSKDGEPPKIYKLGSGAWQKLKAQAKKKVKDIAKDLIALYSQRRASRGYQFSPDSFMQYELEASFIYEDTPDQMRTTKAVKEDMEGELPMDRLVCGDVGFGKTEIAIRAALKAAADSKQVAVLVPTTILALQHYKTFRDRLKEFPVKVDFVSRLKSAKQIKDTLKELGEGKIDILIGTHRVIGKDIKFKDLGLLIIDEEQKFGVSAKEKLRQLKHDVDTLTLTATPIPRTLQFSLMGVRDLSIIQTPPPNRHPVSTEVHTFNEEIIREAITYELDRGGQVFFVHNRVMDIMEMETYVKKLVPGVKTLVAHGQMEPDKLEKTMMAFIDGEADILFATSIIESGLDIPNANTIIINNAHQFGLSDLHQLRGRVGRSNKKAFCYLLAPPVAGLPQDSRRRLKAIEDFSDLGSGFNIAMQDLDIRGAGNLLGGEQSGFIAEIGFEAYHKILNEAIQELKDSEFRYLFEGSDETPDKPHDITFVTDCHIDTDMELLLPDAYIGSIPEKIRLYRELDAIEDEEELEKYKARLVDRFGPMPLEVEQLLHVVKLRRLAMSLGFEKIILKNGIMITYFISNQMSGYYQMPLFAKLIGYLQSQPKNFKVKQTPDKLYISIPNVKDVDAAYTILNNMKQATL; translated from the coding sequence TTGAACGTAAATCAGCTAATCAAACGAATTGAGCAACAGGAGGCGATAGCCACGCTACGTGGGCATATCGCCTCGGGTTGCCGCTCCATAAAAGCCGATGGGCTTAGCGGTTCCGCAAAGAGTATTGTCGCATCGCTCGTGCTCACGCAAGGACAGGTTGTTTTTTTCGTGCTTAACGAGAAGGATGAAGCAGCCTACTTCTACAACGACCTTTACAACCTCACCTCGTCCGACAGGATACTCTTCTTTCCGTCGGCCTACAAGCGATCCATACAGTACGGGCAGGAGGATCCCTCGGGCATCGTCCAGCGAACTGCCGTGCTCAACGCGCTGAAGGAAGGCGCTCCAACTGACGGCTACTTGGCAATAGTAACCTATCCCGAGGCGCTCGTCGAAAAGGTGGTGTCGTCGGAAAAGCTGCGCACCAATACGCTTAAGATGTCGGTTGGCGAAAAGGTCTCCATCGAATTCGTCCGTGATGTGCTGCTCGAGTACAGCTTCGAGCGGGTCGACTTTGTTTCCGAGCCGGGGCAGTTTGCCGTTCGTGGCGGCATTGTCGACATCTTTTCATTTTCCGATAATAAGCCCTACCGCGTCGATTTCTTTGGCGACGAGGTGGAGTCGCTTCGGACCTTCAACATTGATACGCAGCTCTCGGAGGATAAACTCTCGGTAATCGAGGTGGTTCCCAACCTAAAGAATGCCTCGCTCTCGGAACTTAAGGTCAGCATATTCGATTATGTTCCGTCCACCACCATATTTTGGTTGGAGGAGATGGACTACCTGCATCGTCGCTTCGTAGAAATCGACACCAATACCGATGTTAGTAAAATAGAATCTGTCCACGATGGTAAAGGCGCTAAGGGGGAATGGATAATTTCTCCCGACGAGTTGGTTGAAGGGGTACAACGTTACACTTCTATATCGCTTTCATCTTCTAGCTATCTGAAAGCGGAAAAGACGGTTGATTTCTCCACCATGCCGCAGCCAACGTTTAACAAGAACTTCGAGCTGCTGGCTGATACCATCATGGAGAACAACGAGCGGGGTTACACCACCTGCCTGCTCTCGGAGAATGAGGCTCAGGTAGAGCGCTTGCATAACATCTTCGACTCCATTACCAAGCAACATATTGAGTTCGACTTTGTGCCAGTTGCACTGCACGAGGGCTTTGTCGATCATTCTGCAAAAATTTGCTGCTACACCGACCACCAGATATTTGAGCGCTACCAGAAGTATAAGTTGCGCGGCGAGCTTAATAAGAGCGAGGCCATCACCATTCAGGAGTTAAGCAGCCTGCAAATTGGAGACTACGTGGTGCATATCGATCACGGTGTTGGCGTTTTTGGCGGTCTGGTGAAAACGGAGGTTAATGGTAAGATGCAGGAGGCTATCAAGCTTGTTTACCGCGATAGCGACGTGCTGTTCGTGAATATCCACGCGCTGCACCGCATCTCGAAGTTTAAGAGCAAGGATGGCGAGCCTCCAAAAATATATAAGCTGGGCAGCGGTGCCTGGCAAAAGTTAAAGGCTCAGGCTAAGAAGAAGGTTAAGGATATTGCAAAGGATCTTATTGCGCTTTATTCGCAGCGTCGAGCCTCTCGTGGTTACCAGTTCTCGCCCGACTCGTTTATGCAGTACGAGCTTGAGGCGTCGTTCATCTACGAGGATACGCCCGACCAGATGCGCACTACCAAGGCTGTTAAGGAGGATATGGAAGGTGAACTGCCAATGGATCGTCTTGTTTGTGGTGATGTGGGCTTTGGTAAAACCGAGATTGCAATCCGTGCGGCTCTTAAGGCGGCAGCCGACAGCAAGCAGGTTGCTGTGCTAGTTCCAACCACCATTCTGGCGCTTCAGCATTACAAAACGTTTAGGGATAGGCTTAAGGAGTTTCCCGTAAAAGTTGATTTTGTAAGCCGCCTAAAATCGGCCAAGCAGATAAAGGATACGCTTAAGGAACTTGGCGAAGGTAAAATAGATATTCTGATAGGTACGCATCGCGTAATAGGGAAGGATATCAAGTTTAAGGATCTAGGCTTGCTGATTATCGACGAGGAGCAGAAGTTTGGCGTATCAGCCAAGGAGAAACTTCGTCAACTGAAGCATGATGTAGATACTCTAACGCTTACGGCAACGCCGATTCCGCGTACGCTGCAGTTCTCGCTTATGGGCGTTCGCGACCTGTCCATCATACAAACTCCACCACCAAACCGCCACCCAGTTTCTACCGAGGTGCACACGTTTAACGAGGAAATTATTCGCGAAGCCATAACCTACGAGCTCGATAGGGGAGGGCAGGTGTTTTTCGTGCACAACCGCGTGATGGACATCATGGAAATGGAGACTTACGTAAAGAAGCTTGTGCCGGGAGTAAAGACTCTGGTTGCTCACGGTCAGATGGAGCCAGATAAACTCGAAAAAACGATGATGGCATTCATCGATGGTGAGGCTGATATTCTTTTTGCAACATCAATTATCGAGTCGGGATTGGATATTCCTAACGCCAACACCATCATCATAAATAATGCTCACCAGTTTGGCCTTAGCGATTTGCACCAGCTCCGCGGGCGTGTTGGACGTTCGAATAAAAAGGCATTTTGCTACTTGCTGGCTCCACCTGTTGCAGGTTTACCACAGGATTCGCGCCGTAGGCTAAAGGCTATTGAGGATTTCTCCGATCTGGGTAGCGGGTTCAATATAGCCATGCAGGACTTAGATATCCGTGGAGCTGGAAACCTTTTAGGAGGCGAGCAAAGCGGATTCATTGCCGAGATCGGTTTCGAGGCGTACCATAAGATTCTTAACGAGGCTATTCAGGAACTAAAAGATTCCGAGTTCCGATATTTGTTCGAAGGTAGCGACGAAACACCTGATAAACCTCACGACATCACCTTTGTTACCGACTGTCACATTGATACGGATATGGAGTTGCTGTTACCCGATGCCTATATCGGCAGCATCCCCGAAAAGATTCGCCTATACCGCGAACTCGATGCAATTGAAGACGAGGAGGAACTTGAAAAGTACAAGGCTCGGCTTGTCGACCGCTTTGGTCCAATGCCACTCGAGGTTGAGCAGCTGCTCCACGTGGTTAAGCTGCGCCGTTTGGCTATGTCGTTGGGCTTCGAAAAGATCATCCTTAAAAATGGCATTATGATTACCTATTTTATATCTAACCAGATGTCGGGGTACTACCAAATGCCGCTGTTTGCTAAGTTAATTGGCTACCTGCAATCGCAGCCTAAGAACTTTAAGGTAAAGCAGACCCCTGATAAACTTTACATCTCTATTCCAAATGTAAAGGATGTAGATGCTGCGTATACCATTCTGAATAACATGAAACAAGCAACGCTATGA
- the fbp gene encoding class 1 fructose-bisphosphatase yields MNHILKAYKVTTLNQFLIERQADFPYASGEFTRLLHHIGVAAKIVNRAINKAGLADILGSIGATNVQGEDQKKLDYIANELFISSIRNSGECCGIASEENDEIVTFDDEMALDGKYIVCMDPLDGSANLESNVSVGTIFSIYRRISPRGEKAILDDFLQEGQKQVAAGYIIYGSSTMLVYTTGKGVYGFTLDPSIGEFCLSHDKIQTPRSGKIYSVNEGNYNSFPNGVKRFIDYCKVDSPATNRPFSSRYIGSMVSDFHRNLLVGGVFLYPPTKAKPEGKLRLIYECNPIAFLAEQAGGRATTGTMRILEIKPTSLHQRVPFVAGSYTLVRRVEEFIQEVPVEHPCGE; encoded by the coding sequence ATGAACCACATTCTTAAAGCGTATAAGGTAACCACCTTGAATCAATTCCTTATTGAGCGACAGGCCGATTTTCCTTATGCTTCTGGAGAATTCACCCGCCTGCTTCATCACATAGGCGTTGCTGCAAAAATCGTGAACAGGGCCATTAACAAGGCCGGACTCGCCGACATCCTTGGTTCGATAGGAGCCACCAACGTGCAGGGTGAAGATCAAAAGAAGCTCGATTACATCGCTAACGAGCTCTTTATCTCGAGCATCCGCAATAGCGGTGAGTGCTGCGGTATCGCCTCGGAGGAGAACGACGAGATCGTAACCTTCGACGACGAGATGGCGCTCGATGGCAAGTACATCGTTTGTATGGATCCGCTCGATGGCTCGGCCAACCTCGAAAGTAACGTTTCGGTAGGAACCATCTTCTCCATCTACCGACGAATTAGCCCACGCGGCGAGAAGGCCATCCTCGACGATTTCCTCCAGGAAGGGCAGAAGCAGGTTGCTGCTGGCTACATCATCTACGGCTCGTCGACAATGCTGGTTTACACCACCGGCAAAGGGGTTTATGGCTTTACGCTCGATCCTTCGATTGGCGAGTTTTGCCTTTCGCACGACAAGATTCAAACGCCTAGATCTGGGAAGATATACTCGGTTAACGAGGGAAACTACAACTCCTTCCCCAACGGCGTTAAGCGGTTTATAGACTACTGCAAGGTCGATTCTCCTGCAACCAACCGTCCATTCTCCAGCCGCTACATTGGTAGCATGGTTTCCGATTTTCATCGCAACCTACTGGTGGGAGGCGTTTTTCTTTATCCTCCTACAAAGGCGAAACCCGAAGGTAAGCTACGTCTGATTTACGAGTGTAATCCGATAGCCTTTTTGGCCGAGCAGGCTGGTGGAAGGGCAACAACAGGAACAATGCGTATCCTCGAAATAAAGCCAACTTCGTTGCATCAGCGCGTACCATTTGTGGCGGGCTCGTATACGCTGGTAAGGCGTGTGGAGGAGTTTATACAGGAAGTTCCGGTGGAGCATCCTTGTGGCGAATAG
- a CDS encoding aspartate kinase, whose amino-acid sequence MKVYKFGGASVKDASGVKNVCSIITGANDNLVVVVSAMAKTTNALERVLTAYLENKPNDLQAEMAELKNFHANIINELFANPEKQLFELEAVLEGLSYFLSINTKRDYDFCYDQVVSVGELISTKIVASYLAEQGIDAEWVDVRTILKTDSTYRDANVNFETSGELFRNTIDFNQHRIYLTQGFIGANHKGYSTTLGREGSDYTAAIIANLLGGESVTIWKDVPGVLNADPRIFKDTVHLPSVSYKQAIELAFYGAQIIHPKTIKPLQNRSIPLYVRSFVDPAAPGTEVAASIAKVDAVPVYILKQKQTLISVEPKDYSFALEDSWVKVFTIMQRYRLKANLIQNSAISMSISVDGTNQQLPAAIDEFMNDFRVKYNEGLNLLTIQNYNEYILESYSADAEVILMQKSRRTARILYR is encoded by the coding sequence ATGAAGGTTTACAAGTTTGGAGGGGCATCGGTAAAGGATGCCAGCGGAGTTAAGAATGTTTGCAGCATAATTACAGGCGCCAACGACAATCTGGTGGTGGTGGTATCGGCCATGGCCAAGACCACCAACGCGCTGGAGCGGGTGCTTACGGCGTACCTCGAGAACAAGCCCAACGACCTGCAGGCCGAGATGGCCGAGCTTAAGAATTTTCACGCCAACATCATAAACGAGCTATTCGCCAATCCCGAAAAGCAGCTATTCGAGCTAGAGGCGGTACTCGAGGGGCTAAGCTACTTCCTATCGATAAACACCAAGCGCGACTACGACTTCTGCTACGACCAGGTGGTGTCGGTGGGCGAGCTGATATCAACAAAAATAGTTGCCAGCTACCTTGCAGAGCAGGGCATCGATGCCGAGTGGGTGGACGTGCGCACCATCCTGAAAACCGACAGCACCTACCGCGATGCCAACGTCAACTTCGAGACCTCGGGCGAGCTGTTCCGCAACACCATCGACTTTAACCAACACCGCATATACCTTACCCAAGGGTTCATCGGAGCCAACCACAAGGGCTACTCCACCACGCTGGGGCGCGAGGGCTCGGACTACACGGCCGCCATCATCGCCAACCTGCTGGGGGGCGAGAGCGTGACCATCTGGAAGGATGTGCCGGGGGTGCTCAACGCCGATCCGCGCATCTTTAAGGATACCGTGCACCTGCCATCGGTATCGTACAAGCAGGCCATCGAGCTGGCCTTCTACGGGGCGCAGATCATCCACCCCAAAACCATTAAGCCGCTGCAGAACCGCAGCATCCCGCTATACGTGCGCTCGTTTGTCGACCCAGCGGCGCCCGGCACCGAGGTGGCCGCCAGCATCGCCAAGGTAGATGCCGTGCCGGTGTACATCCTCAAGCAGAAGCAGACGCTGATTTCGGTGGAGCCCAAGGACTACTCGTTTGCGCTGGAGGATAGCTGGGTGAAGGTGTTCACCATCATGCAGCGGTACCGCCTGAAGGCTAACCTGATCCAGAACTCGGCCATCAGCATGAGCATTAGCGTGGACGGCACCAACCAGCAGCTGCCCGCCGCCATCGACGAGTTTATGAACGACTTTCGGGTGAAGTACAACGAGGGGCTCAACCTGCTCACCATCCAGAACTACAACGAGTACATCCTGGAGAGCTACTCGGCCGACGCGGAGGTGATCCTGATGCAGAAGAGCCGCCGTACGGCAAGGATTCTTTATAGGTAG
- a CDS encoding DUF6261 family protein — MKQLINFSKLVLASLVTFGEQVFRVFKDLSIPEIETCAYYTKAVGLFVKLGEALNRELRSQYSQLVRQADGKRDNLFRGIKHRLRGYLISFNDAERAAAQLIWRIIERNGIALDKMKLNDESSNLNKLLAEFKSPECVAAIKLLGLTEAFAMLATAQKEFEDVYQSRGVDDTERKAYDSASTIRAEFEEALELLLKYTESQAMVNPTSKWAQAHAQIVTFGEKFELELRQAQGREDAKEAKAAKQTDSLNLDNIV; from the coding sequence ATGAAACAGTTAATCAATTTTTCTAAGCTGGTACTAGCCTCGCTAGTTACCTTTGGTGAGCAGGTTTTTAGGGTATTCAAGGATCTTTCCATTCCCGAGATCGAAACCTGTGCTTACTACACCAAGGCCGTTGGCCTATTCGTTAAACTCGGTGAGGCGCTCAACCGCGAGCTGCGCAGCCAGTACTCGCAGCTGGTTAGGCAGGCCGATGGGAAGCGTGATAACCTATTTAGGGGCATCAAGCATCGGCTAAGGGGCTACCTGATTTCGTTCAATGATGCCGAGCGGGCTGCGGCGCAGCTGATCTGGCGAATTATTGAGCGTAACGGTATCGCGTTGGACAAGATGAAGCTCAACGACGAGTCATCGAACCTCAACAAGCTGCTGGCCGAGTTCAAGTCGCCCGAGTGCGTTGCTGCCATTAAGCTGCTGGGATTAACCGAAGCGTTCGCCATGCTGGCTACGGCACAGAAGGAGTTCGAGGACGTTTACCAGTCGCGCGGCGTAGACGATACCGAGCGTAAGGCGTACGACTCGGCCTCGACCATCCGCGCGGAGTTCGAGGAGGCACTGGAGCTGCTGCTCAAGTACACCGAGTCGCAGGCCATGGTGAACCCCACCTCCAAGTGGGCGCAGGCGCACGCGCAGATCGTTACCTTTGGAGAGAAGTTCGAGTTGGAGCTGCGTCAGGCACAGGGCCGCGAGGATGCCAAGGAGGCTAAGGCTGCCAAGCAGACCGACTCCCTAAACCTCGATAATATCGTATAA
- a CDS encoding AAA family ATPase, which yields MKLDITADYKSLNPFSIELPKLTILTGLNGAGKSQILEAISNNIIKIFDNDKELTQKKYTNLLSLMPIDNGASSKEIIVQRINSSFTQFQNLQNSLKNFTNNFSNSLNYETERPIYSNLIGIFGTSSLHTIDPDILKKEIEINFPNNPDYKSFLNKYMSNYSLFCNQMINNHYTNKYQKNRLNKIKKETNKDIHQLTLDDFHKCLIHIDNNNTDLFQHNLAETFKRYHLKYENNLYNKFRSNELKNKDIVWLTDEDFTEKYGEAPWILLNKILSEANLNYKVNTPENQSRDVPFGFKLIDNSTEVEISINDLSSGEKVIMSLVLALLNTSEDEVLPEIILMDEPDASLHPSMTKQFLNVINNVFVKEKGITTIITTHSPTTVALAPEESLYVVSKSNERIKKTTKEKALKTLLDGVPSISINYENRRQVFVESKYDVFFYEKVYQKIRSYLHDDISLHFISSGTNGSGCSDQVKEIVKKLNSFGNKSIFGIIDWDCKNVSKDNILVLGENKRYSIENYIFDPILITAFLLREKFITRDDLGLTKNESFTDFKNLSQDKLQQIADYTINRVKSKINPSEGECYNIKYINDTEIKIPIWYLQLQGHDLEEKLKEEFHQLKKYNKEGELKNEIINKIIDDIPELIPHDLLDVFLRIQSN from the coding sequence ATGAAACTTGACATAACAGCAGATTACAAATCGCTTAACCCATTTTCAATTGAGTTGCCTAAACTAACTATCTTGACTGGATTAAATGGGGCTGGAAAATCTCAAATTTTAGAAGCTATAAGCAATAATATAATTAAAATATTCGATAACGATAAAGAGTTAACTCAAAAAAAATATACAAATTTATTAAGTCTTATGCCCATAGACAATGGAGCATCTTCCAAAGAAATTATTGTTCAAAGAATTAACAGTTCATTTACACAATTCCAGAATTTGCAAAACTCTTTGAAAAATTTCACCAACAATTTTTCAAATTCATTAAACTATGAAACTGAAAGACCAATATATAGTAATCTCATAGGTATATTCGGCACATCAAGTTTACACACAATAGATCCAGATATTCTAAAAAAAGAAATAGAAATCAATTTCCCTAATAATCCAGACTACAAATCATTTTTAAATAAATACATGTCAAATTACTCATTATTTTGCAATCAAATGATAAACAATCACTACACAAATAAATATCAAAAAAATCGACTAAATAAAATAAAAAAAGAAACTAACAAAGATATACATCAATTAACGTTAGATGATTTTCATAAATGTCTAATCCATATAGATAATAACAATACGGACTTATTCCAACATAATCTAGCAGAAACATTCAAGAGATATCATTTGAAATATGAGAATAATTTATACAATAAATTTAGATCAAATGAACTAAAAAATAAAGATATCGTATGGTTAACCGATGAGGATTTTACTGAAAAATATGGAGAAGCACCTTGGATTTTGCTAAATAAGATACTTTCTGAAGCTAATTTAAATTACAAAGTTAATACACCTGAAAATCAATCAAGGGATGTCCCATTTGGCTTTAAACTTATTGATAATTCTACAGAAGTAGAAATAAGTATAAATGATTTATCATCTGGAGAAAAAGTAATTATGTCTTTAGTACTGGCTCTTCTAAATACAAGTGAAGATGAAGTATTACCCGAAATAATTCTAATGGACGAACCAGATGCATCTCTTCATCCTTCAATGACTAAACAATTTCTCAATGTTATAAACAACGTATTTGTAAAAGAAAAAGGTATTACAACCATAATTACCACACATTCTCCAACTACTGTTGCTTTAGCACCAGAAGAATCTCTTTATGTTGTATCAAAAAGTAACGAAAGAATTAAAAAGACCACAAAAGAGAAAGCTCTAAAGACTTTACTAGATGGTGTTCCTTCGATCAGCATTAACTACGAAAATAGAAGACAAGTTTTTGTTGAGAGCAAGTACGATGTATTTTTTTACGAAAAAGTATACCAAAAGATAAGAAGTTACTTGCATGACGATATTTCTCTTCATTTCATTTCATCAGGTACAAACGGATCTGGTTGCTCAGATCAAGTAAAAGAAATTGTAAAGAAATTAAACTCTTTCGGAAACAAATCCATTTTTGGAATTATTGATTGGGACTGCAAGAATGTAAGCAAAGACAACATTCTTGTTCTCGGAGAAAACAAAAGGTATAGCATTGAAAATTACATTTTTGATCCAATACTAATTACAGCATTTCTTTTAAGAGAAAAATTTATTACTCGTGATGATTTAGGACTTACAAAAAATGAAAGTTTTACAGACTTCAAGAATTTATCTCAAGACAAACTTCAACAAATAGCTGATTATACCATTAATAGAGTAAAAAGTAAAATTAATCCTTCAGAAGGAGAATGTTATAATATAAAATATATAAACGATACTGAAATTAAAATACCTATATGGTATTTGCAACTTCAAGGTCATGACCTAGAAGAAAAACTAAAAGAAGAATTTCACCAACTTAAGAAATATAACAAGGAAGGTGAATTAAAGAATGAGATTATCAATAAAATTATTGATGACATTCCAGAACTTATACCTCATGACTTACTGGATGTTTTCTTAAGAATACAATCCAACTAA